The following coding sequences are from one Lycium ferocissimum isolate CSIRO_LF1 chromosome 3, AGI_CSIRO_Lferr_CH_V1, whole genome shotgun sequence window:
- the LOC132050942 gene encoding uncharacterized protein LOC132050942 → MAPPAFNGENYQIWVVRMQTYLEALDLWEVVEDEYEITPLPNNPTMAQIKNHKERKSRKSKAKACLFTAVSSTIFTRIMSLKSAKEVWDYFKTEYEGDERIRGMQVLNLVRELELQRMKESETIKEYSDRLLNIANRIRLLGSTFTDSMIVEKILVTVPGRFEATITTLENTKDLSKITLAELLSAFQAQEQRRVMRQGGVVEGALPAKHQDDGRYKKKKKNKRTSQQIEKVQNATTKANRVVPKEITLLVSIVARTDTHLSSVGKGLMLSAVSAISWGTKQSFARIKLSSKKQMLELLTGGRPTLCCIMFCKQCFKRVMADR, encoded by the coding sequence ATGGCACCACCAGCTTTCAATGGAGAAAATTATCAAATCTGGGTTGTCAGAATGCAGACATATCTGGAAGCTTTGGATCTCTGGGAGGTTGTAGAAGATGAATACGAGATTACTCCCTTGCCAAACAATCCCACAATGGCGCAGATTAAAAATCACAAGGAGAGGAAAAGCAGGAAATCAAAGgcaaaggcatgtttgtttacTGCAGTTTCATCCACCATCTTCACTCGTATCATGTCTCTAAAATCAGCAAAAGAGGTATGGGATTATTTCAAGACTGAGTATGAAGGAGATGAAAGGATTCGAGGGATGCAAGTGCTGAATTTAGTACGTGAGTTGGAATTGCAAAGAATGAAGGAAAGTGAAACCATAAAGGAGTATTCTGACCGACTTCTTAACATAGCAAATCGCATCAGATTGTTGGGTTCCACTTTTACTGATTCAATGATCGTTGAAAAAATCCTTGTAACAGTACCTGGAAGATTTGAGGCTACCATTACAACCTTAGAAAATACTAAGGACTTGTCCAAAATTACACTAGCAGAGCTCTTGAGTGCTTTTCAAGCACAAGAGCAACGACGTGTTATGAGACAAGGAGGAGTTGTTGAAGGAGCCTTACCAGCCAAACATCAAGACGATGGAagatataaaaagaagaagaagaataaaagaACCAGCCAACAAATAGAGAAGGTGCAGAACGCAACAACAAAAGCAAATCGGGTAGTTCCAAAGGAAATTACCCTCCTTGTAAGCATTGTGGCAAGAACGGACACACACCTTTCAAGTGTTGGAAAAGGCCTGATGCTAAGTGCAGTAAGTGCAATCAGTTGGGGCACGAAGCAATCATTTGCAAGAATAAAACTCAGCAGTAAGAAGCAGATGCTCGAGTTGTTAACAGGAGGAAGACCAACTCTTTGTTGCATCATGTTTTGCAAGCAATGTTTCAAGCGAGTCATGGCTGATCGATAG